GTGAAGTAGGCGAACCAAAGACAAGAGCTCTGCGTTTCCAAGCCGGGGCCGATTCGAAGGATGCGATTGCGCGTTCGTCTCTGCCCTGCAATAGACGCACCGCAGTTGACACGCCTCAGTCACGGATATCCTCAGCGAAATACCTCTATAAATCATGAGAAGAGACCTCCCCAAGGACGGAAGGCTACGGGTGTGCCCGCCTGTACTTGACCCAGATTGGGATCCAGAAGGATTGCGCCATCGACCGTTGCACTTGTCACGAGGTCCGCGGAACCGGTAGGAGGCCGGGGGCTCACATAACTGCCGTTGGGTTTGTGTGCGATCTGGGCCGGAACGACCATCAATCGTTCACTATCGTTCCTCATTTCGTTTGTCAACGGGAGGACCAACTCAGGACGGCACGTTTCGATCGGGCATCCAGATAGACGGCGAATCGCGGGCAGCACCAATTCATAGAAGCCGACGACGCTGCTGAGCGGATTTCCGGGCAGCCCAAAAATGGGAATACCGTATGGACTTCGGGCAAACAGTTGCGGTTTTCCCGGCTTCATGGCAATACCGTGATAGATAATTTCGCCGCCGAGCCCCTGTATGGCCTTCGGCACGTAGTCGTAGAGTCCGGCGGAAATGCCGCCGGTCACTATCACCACATCGGACACCGCGCAAGCCGCGGCAATTGACTCAATCGTTGCGTCCACATTATCCGGCACGGTTTCGCATGCCACCTCGTGGAAACCAGATTCGGCGAGGGCTGCCGCAAGCATAGGCCCGGTGGAATTGTATATTTGATGTGAATCGGCAGGTGCATTCACATCGGTCAGTTCCGCGCCGGTGTTCAGGATACGTATCCGCGGGCGACGATACACGCAGACAGTGGCTCTCCCCGTCGTGGCGATTAGCCCAATCTGACGCGAGCCAACCCGCGAGCCCTTTGCAAGCAATGTGCTTCCCGAGCGAGCGTTTCCTCCCCTTCGATAGATGTACGCACCTTTCTCTGGTAACTCAAGGATGCAAACCTCGGCGCAGCCCGCCCCATCGGAGAATGAGCGAGTCGATGTCTGCTCGACAGGCACTACTGTGTCCGCATCGAGTGGGAGATTGGCACCGGTGAAGATTCGGTGACAATGTCCGGGATGCGTGTGAGGCATCTCCTTCGACCCTGCAAAGATCTCGCCAGCGACAATCAGGCGAGTGTCCGTCCCGGTTACGTCAGCGTGGCGCAACGCATAACCATCCATGGCGGCGCAATCGAATCTCGGGATGTCCTCACTGGCCAAAACGGACTCGCCCAAGTATGCAGCCTGCGCACGAGCCAACGGCACGTGGTGTGTCTCAAGAGGGGTGATTTCGCGCGCCAGGATTTCCCAGGCGTGCTGAAGCCTTATCATCTCAGTCTCCTTTCCAAAAGACGGGAGGCGTAGCCGTTTCCCGCAGCACCCTAACCGGCCTCCAGCCCATGGGGAAGATCTCCCTTTAGGTCTGGCGGCTCGGAGACTTATGTAAATCAACGATTGATGTGCATATGCACTCCCGAATTTGTTGGCTATGCGTTAACGGAGCATTGCTTGTCCGGCTGGCGCTGAATTGAGCCGCTGGTGATTATCCGGGCGCGCAAGCCGCCTCTGCCCTGCATCGCGTCTTCGGCGCCCGGCCCGAACGCGCGATTCATCCAGTAGCAGGGTTTGCATTCTTCGGTGCCTTCAAAAATGACCCCTTGAATGTCGAACCTTTTCCCGACGAGCGCATTAAGGTCGAGTCCTTGGACCACCACGTTGCGCCGCAACACGGCGGGCGGCTTGTCGTGAATATTAAGCGCCTGACACAAGTCGCAAAACACGTCCCAGTCAAAGAATGTAATTTGGCCTTTGAAGTTCTCTTTGTAACCGAAATAGCGATCCCCTTCGATGCCCTTGCCGGCCACACAGTGCGCCGTTTCCAGTTCTGTCAGAGGGAAGGCATCGGGCTCTCGTCCGTGATGGCCACGATAATTGTGTCCCGGAGATATGTAGATGTGGTGAATGATCTGGTCTTGCCTGCTCATCGCAGAAGACTCGCCACAAGCTGCCACGGGCTGGGGGGTATTGTTATTCAGCATTTGATCTCGGCTCCTGCTCTGGCGTAGTACCACCAGTTCAGTGCAAGGCAAGTCACGTAGTATGCGGCGAACCCGTACATGGCGTACTCGGTAGTCCCCGCCTTGATTTGCATGGCGAACACCGTGGGAATCAGAAAGGCGCCGTATGCCGCCACTGCCGAGGTCCAGCCGAGTACGGGACCTGCCTGGTCCTTTGAAAAGATGATGGCAATCATGCGGAACGTTGAACCGTTTCCGATACCGGTGGTGGCGAACAGAAGGACAAAGAGCAGAAGAAACGGGATGAAATACGTTTCAGGTTTTGGCGAGACACTGGCAAGCTTGATAATCCGGCCACTAGCCAGCGCCGCAAAAATCATAATGACTGTGTCCCACTGCGTTACGCGCGCTCCTCCGAGCTTATCGGATATCCAGCCCCCAACAGGTCGAATCGCCGCGCCCATCGCCGCGCCAAGAAAGGCGTATTTGAGAAAGTCTGGCGCATTGGGATTCACCACGGCCTCGGCGAGCTTCATCCCGTGTTCGTCGACGCGAATGTAGCCGAAGACGTCTTTGAGCAGCTTTGGAAACGCGCTGGAATAACCGATGAAACTTCCGAAGGTCATGACGTAGAGGTAGGTCATGATCCAGTTGTGCTTGTTGCCAAAGATCGCGAACTGCCTTTTCAGGTTCTCTCTCGTAGGTTTGGGCGTTGCGAATCGCATCAGCGCCATGGTCACGGCAATCGCCACGACGACATTCACCAACGTAGCGCCCAATTCCGTTAGTCCGCTAAGACCCCATGCCTTCGATTGAAGCAATAGCCAAATGGAGACTGCGACGCCGCCGTAACCAAGTAGTTCCAGCCAAAGAAACTTCCCAACCGCGGACAGGGTCGATCCCGAGAAGTGCAGAGGCAGGTTGTCCATCAGGAAGTAGGCGAGCAGAAGAAGGAAAGCCAATATCGGCACCCATACGAAGCCCGCGTTGTGCAACCATACGGGCGAGCCTTTAAGGATGAACGGTTCGCCGCCAAATAGACCGAACGTGACAATCCACGGGATGACCAATTGAAACACGGAGACTCCCAGATTGCCCAAGCCTGCGTTGAGTCCCAGCGATAGCCCCTGCACGCGCTTCGGAAAGAAGAAATTGATGTTTGACATCGATGATGCAAACGCGCCGCCGCCAATCCCGCAAAGGGCTGCCAGTACAACGAAGGTGAAGAACGGCGTTTCGGGATTCTTGAGGGCAAATCCAGTGCCCAGGGCAGGAAGCATCAGAAGCAGCGTGGTCATGAACTTGACGTTACGGCCGCCACAGATTGCAATCATGAATGAGTTGGGAATTCGTAGCGTGGCGCCAGACAATCCCGCTACCGCGGGCAACGTGTAGAGGAGAGCTTGGTAGGCGGTTCCTGTCAGCGGCTCGCCGCCCGGACTGTTAAAGTCGAACAGGGCCGCGTTCGTATCGTGGACGCCTTGTATGATGCTGATGATTACGCTCCAGTAGATCCAGACACCAAAGGCCATCAAGAGGTTTGGTATTGAGATCCAGAGGTTGCGAAATGCATGCCGCTTGCCCTCGGACTCCCAGAACGAGGCGTCTTCCGGTTCCCATTTCGTAATTGCGCCCATGGACGTTGTCCCCTTTGCACCCTGCTGCTATGCGTTTTCTGTGACCGTGGCGACGTGTTCGATACGGCGGGCATGGCGCTCCGCCTCTTTGTTCATCATGTGTTGGATTACGGCGTGCATCCACCAGAGGCAGACCCCGGACAGTGCGGCGAAGAAGAACCAGCAGGTAATCCACAAGCCAGTCCATTCCAGCATGTACCCAAAGAGAATGGGACAGAAGAAACCGCCGAGCCCGCCAAGCACACCCACGATCCCTCCAACAACGCCAACTTCTTTTGGAAAGTAATCGGGAATGTGCTTATATACCGCCGCCTTCCCAATGCCCATCATGATTCCGACGACGAATACGAGACCGGTGAATACCCACACATTGGCCTGAAAATAGATGTGCGTCATACCCGAGGCCAACAGTTGCTTCTTCTTCACGGTATCTCCCGCGGCAACAACAGGCTCCTGCCAAGTACTTAGGGCAGGCAAGATAAGCATGTTGGTATCTTTGGTATCCGTATCGCCGGAGTTTGCGCGCAGCGGGTAGTGAATATCGCCTACTACAATCTCGCTTGGCGTTACGCTGGTCACCGTCCCCCCGCGCTTCGCGATGATCCCCTTCCCGGGAGAATGAATATCCATACGCGGCACAATGAGCAGCGCACAACAAACAAGGCACGAACTCAAAACCCAGTACATCACCCGGCGAGCGCCGTAGCGATCCGAAAGGTAACCGCCCAACGCACGGATGACACCGGACGGAAGACTGAAGATGGACGCGAGCAGACCCGCCATGGCCAACGGCATCATGTATACGCTCACG
This is a stretch of genomic DNA from Candidatus Hydrogenedentota bacterium. It encodes these proteins:
- a CDS encoding molybdopterin molybdotransferase MoeA, translating into MIRLQHAWEILAREITPLETHHVPLARAQAAYLGESVLASEDIPRFDCAAMDGYALRHADVTGTDTRLIVAGEIFAGSKEMPHTHPGHCHRIFTGANLPLDADTVVPVEQTSTRSFSDGAGCAEVCILELPEKGAYIYRRGGNARSGSTLLAKGSRVGSRQIGLIATTGRATVCVYRRPRIRILNTGAELTDVNAPADSHQIYNSTGPMLAAALAESGFHEVACETVPDNVDATIESIAAACAVSDVVIVTGGISAGLYDYVPKAIQGLGGEIIYHGIAMKPGKPQLFARSPYGIPIFGLPGNPLSSVVGFYELVLPAIRRLSGCPIETCRPELVLPLTNEMRNDSERLMVVPAQIAHKPNGSYVSPRPPTGSADLVTSATVDGAILLDPNLGQVQAGTPVAFRPWGGLFS
- a CDS encoding molybdenum cofactor biosysynthesis protein → MSRQDQIIHHIYISPGHNYRGHHGREPDAFPLTELETAHCVAGKGIEGDRYFGYKENFKGQITFFDWDVFCDLCQALNIHDKPPAVLRRNVVVQGLDLNALVGKRFDIQGVIFEGTEECKPCYWMNRAFGPGAEDAMQGRGGLRARIITSGSIQRQPDKQCSVNA
- a CDS encoding MFS transporter, which gives rise to MHSHEPGKAYVVLALNTIAFTVCFACWMMNGVLVTFLVENHIFQFTESQIGWLLGIPVLSGSLVRLPVGILTDKFGGKYVFALVMLVSAVPMFLLSYATTYAHFFWASLGFGIAGTSFAVGIAYTSVWFKREHQGTALGIFGAGNAGAALTSMGAPILLRWLTDNGENVEAWRQMPRIYAVALLAMTVLFVLFASPKRVDDSHITSFRQRLAPLRHARVWRFGLYYFLVFGGFVALAQWLIPYYVSVYMMPLAMAGLLASIFSLPSGVIRALGGYLSDRYGARRVMYWVLSSCLVCCALLIVPRMDIHSPGKGIIAKRGGTVTSVTPSEIVVGDIHYPLRANSGDTDTKDTNMLILPALSTWQEPVVAAGDTVKKKQLLASGMTHIYFQANVWVFTGLVFVVGIMMGIGKAAVYKHIPDYFPKEVGVVGGIVGVLGGLGGFFCPILFGYMLEWTGLWITCWFFFAALSGVCLWWMHAVIQHMMNKEAERHARRIEHVATVTENA